GCGTGCATCTCCGTCCAGATGCCCAGCCCCCGCTCGAACGCCTCGAAGTGCGCCGGCTCGCGCCGTTCGAGTGCCGCCCGCAGCCGCGTCTCGTAGCCGGTGCCCACCAGCGTGGGGAACTCGTCCCACAGGCTGCGGCCCAGCAGCTCGCCCCGCGGGCGCCCCACCACCTGCTCGGCGCGGCGGTTCACGTAGGTGAAGCGGAACGCCGCGTCGACCGCGAAGAAGGCGTCGGTGATGCTCTCGAACACGTCCTCCACCGCGGCGCGCGCGCCGTCGGCACGCTCGCGTGCGGCCTCCACCTGTGCGGAGGCCTCGTAGAGTGCCTCGTTGGACTGCTCCAGCTCGGCCGCCATCAGTTGTGTGGCGTCGATCTGCTGCTCCAGCTCGGCCGTCTGGTCCTCGAGCTGCTCGGCCATGCCGCGGGCCTCGCGGGCCCGTGCGTCGGCCGCGGCGAGTGCGCGGTCCAGCGAGCCGCGCATGGCGCTGATGAGCAGCGCCACCGCCGCGAACGCCGCGAGCCGCGCCACGTCCGAAGGGTGCAGCGCGAACGACGAGCGGGGCTCGAGCAGGAAGTAGTTGGCGAGCGGCACGGTGAGCGCCGTGGCCAGCAGCGATGGGCCCCGGCCACCGTACCACGCGGCGACGATGACCGAGGCGAAGAAGAAGATGAACAGCGTGGGGGTGATGTACGTCCGCAGCAGGAGCGACACGGCCAGGGCGACCGCGGTCGTGAGCAGCGCGAAGCCGTACCGCAGCGCCGCAGGGCGCGGCGGCTGCGGCGGCGCGGCGGGCTTGGGTGGGGGCGGGGCGGCAGCGGGCATGGTCTGGCTTCGGGAGAGCGGCGTGGCGTCACGCCGGCGGCGTGCGCCGGGCGGGGCCTGGGCCAATCTAACCGCGGCCGTGCGGGTGAAAAGCCCCGCGCAAGCCGCGGGCCCGTGCGGTGTTCCGTCCGCCGCTTCGTCCGCCGCCGCGTATCTCCCGCGCCGCCACGTCATCGTCCTACGCGACGGGGACCGGGCTCGCGCGAGTCCGGCCCCCCGTCCGCCGCCCCTCGTGCGGAGAGACGGAGCCGGCGGTCACCTCGTACCGCCGTGCACCTTCACGGCACGATGATGATGCAGCGGTCGGGGCAGCGGGTGTCGTGCGAGCAGCCGAACGTGCACTCGGCGTTGGGGTCGGTCGGGTAGCAGGGGCCGATGAGCGACGGCTGCGGGACGAGCGCCGCAGCGCTCACCTCGAACGACGTGACGGTAAGGTCCTCTACAGTAAGCTTCATCATCTGCGCCTCCGGGGAGTCTCGTGAGGATTGTTGGGAAGAGGAGGAAACTTATGTGGGCGTACGGGTAATGCGCAATTCTGTCCGCTAACGAAAGCACACCGACGTTGCGGCCCGGGCTCGCGATGAGCCCGGCCCCGCATCTTCCCTCGTTCGCATCATCCGACAACCTGATCGTCATCACCCGAACGGTCGACGGCAACTCGCTCGTCGACGCGGGGCCGACGCCGAATCCGGGTGGCTTACGGCAGGGGATTGATGCAGCGCTGCGGGCAGGTGTCGGCAATGGAGCAGCCGTAGGTGCAGTCCATGGCGGTGTTCGTCACGCAGGGGCGCACGAGCGAGACCGCCACCGCGGCCGTCTCCGGCGTGCCCGACGGCTCGAACGTGGCGACGTTCAGGTCCTCGATGGAAAGCTTCAGCATGGGTTGCTCCCGGTAAGGTGTTGGCATATGCGGGGGATGTTTCGAGTGTACGCCGCCGCGCCATCACGCGCAATCGTGTCCGAAAAGATGCTTCCGAAGATGCGCACGGGCCCGGCATCTCCATCCCCCGGATCTCCGTCGTCCGTTCCCGCGCGGCGCGCCCGGTGCACCGGCCCCGGTGTTGCGGTTGCGCCGTTGCCTCGCGGTCGCGGAGAGCGTGCGCGACGGAAACGCGTGAAGCGGAGGACGGGCGATGCACGTGCGCGCTGGCCGGGAGAAGGCGGGAAGCCGGGAAGGGGCGAGGCGGTCGCGGCCGGTCTCTGCCGTCGCCGTCGGAGGGCGCGCGTGAGCGTGGCGGCCATCGAGGAGCACGGCGTCATCGGCGACCTGAACACGGTGGCGCTGGTATCGCTGGACGGCACCATCGACTACATGTGCGCCCCGCGGTTCGACTCGCCCACGCTTTTCGCCGCGCTGCTGGACGAGGGCAAGGGCGGCAGCTTCGCGCTCGCGCCCGTGCTGGACGACGTGCGGCGCAAGCAGATGTACCTGCCGGACACGAACGTGCTGCTCACGCGCTTCCTCTCGCCGCACGGCGTGGGCGAGGTGTCGGACTTCATGCCCGTGAACGGCGACGGAGCCGCGCACCGCGTGGTCCGGCGCGCCAAGGCCGTGCGCGGCACCATGCGCTTCCGCATGCGCTGCGCGCCGCGCTTCGACTACGCGCGCGGCACCCACCGGGTGGAGGTGTACGGCGGGAACGCGCTGTTCGTGCCGGACGCGCCGGGCTTCAAGACCGTGCGCCTCCTCTCCACCGTCCCCCTCGCGGCCGACGGTGCGGACGTGTTCGCGGAGTTCGAGCTACGCGCGGGAGAGAGCGCGTCGTTCGTGCTGGAGCGCGCGCGTACCGGCGCCCCCTCGCCCGCGGAGGCCGAAGGCTACGTGGCCGCGGCGTTCAAGGAGACGGTCAACTTCTGGAGGGAGTGGATCGGCAAGTCCACGTACCAGGGCCGCTGGCGCGACGAGGTGCACCGCTCGGCCCTGGTGCTGAAGCTGCTCACCTCGCGGCGGCACGGCTCGCTGATCGCCGCGCCTACCTTCGGGCTGCCGGAGCGCGTGGGCGGCGTGCGCAACTGGGACTACCGCTACACGTGGATCCGCGACGCCGCGTTCACGCTCTACGCCCTCATCCGCCTGGGCTTCACCGACGAGACGGGCGACTTCATCGCCTGGATCGAGCAGCGGTGCGCGGAGTGGGAGCCGGGCGAGTCGCACCCTCTCCAGGCGGTGTACGGCATCGACGGGCGCCACGAGCTGCCCGAGACGGAGCTGGACCACTTGGCCGGCTACCGCGGCTCGCGGCCGGTGCGCATAGGCAACGCGGCGTACCCGCAGCTTCAGCTGGACATCTACGGTGCGCTGATGGACGCCGTGTACCTGTACGACAAGTACGGCGCCCCCGTCTCGCACGACTTCTGGGCCAACCTCACGCGGCTGGTGGACTGGGTGTGCGACAACTGGCGCACGCCCGACGAGGGCATCTGGGAGGTGCGCGGCGGCAAGCGCGAGTTCCTGCACTCGCGCGTGCTGTGCTGGGTGGCGGTGGACCGCGCCGTGCGCCTGGCCCAGCGCCGCTCGCTGCCCGCGCCGCTGGTGCGCTGGCTCTCGGTGCGCGACGAGATCTACCGCGACGTGTGGGAGGGCTTCTGGGACCCCGGCCTGGGCGCCTTCGTGCAGCACCGCGGCGGCGCCGCGGTAGACGCGTCGGTGCTGCTCATGCCGCTGCTGCGCTTCGTGAGCCCCACCGACCCGCGCTGGCTCTCCACGCTGCGCGCCGTGGGCCGTGACCTGCTGGACGACTCGCTCGTCTTCCGCTACCGCCCGGGCGACGCGGCGCCGGACGGATTCGCCGAGGGCGAGGGCACCTTCTCCATCTGCTCGTTCTGGTACGTGGAGTGCCTGTCGCGCTCGGGCGACGTGCAGCAGGCGCGCTTCCTCTTCGAGAAGATGCTGGGCTATTCCAACCACCTGGGCCTGTATGCCGAGGAGCTGGGTGCCAGCGGCGAGCAGCTGGGCAACTTCCCGCAGGCGTTCACGCACCTGGCGCTCATCAGCGCCGCCTTCGACCTGGACCGCCGCCTCTCCGGCGCGGGCTGGCGCGCATAGCCCGCAAGTGCCGTTCGGATCAATCGATGCGGAGTGGACGCCGTAGCGGGAACGGCGGTCGTGAGATGCAATCGGAGGATGCGGAGCCGGGCGGGATCGGGCGATCGACGGGGGGATGCGGGGCCGCGGGCGCTGTCCGGAATCTTTGCAGTGGATGGAAACCGGATGCTTCCCGGCAGTCGAGCGCCCGGCGCAGCGAAGCGCTTTCGAACGCGAGGCGAGGGGCGGCAGGATCCGCCTCGGGCACCGCGGCGGATCGCGGGAAGCGAGGTCGCCGCGCCGCCGCCGAGGCCCGGCATGGCATGTAAGATGTTGAAAGAATCATAGATAGGCGACGGCCGATCCGGAGGTCCGAGATGCGCGACGGCAGGCGAGCGGCAGTCAGACGCGCACGGGCGGCCGGGCTGCGCTCCGGCGAATGCGGGCGCCGGGACGGCCCGCCGCGCTGGAACGAATCCCGCAAACGTTTGCCGCGTCGTATCACCCCGTGTCCGGCATCGTCGCGTGCTCCGAAGCGCACCCGCCGGCCGGCGTGCGTCGTGCCCCGCATCTCTCCGAACGTCTCATCTCAGTGCCGTCCATCGCTCCCCCGGCCGGGAGCGCTCCCGTGACCGCTCCTCTCCGCG
The Longimicrobiaceae bacterium genome window above contains:
- a CDS encoding glycoside hydrolase family 15 protein produces the protein MSVAAIEEHGVIGDLNTVALVSLDGTIDYMCAPRFDSPTLFAALLDEGKGGSFALAPVLDDVRRKQMYLPDTNVLLTRFLSPHGVGEVSDFMPVNGDGAAHRVVRRAKAVRGTMRFRMRCAPRFDYARGTHRVEVYGGNALFVPDAPGFKTVRLLSTVPLAADGADVFAEFELRAGESASFVLERARTGAPSPAEAEGYVAAAFKETVNFWREWIGKSTYQGRWRDEVHRSALVLKLLTSRRHGSLIAAPTFGLPERVGGVRNWDYRYTWIRDAAFTLYALIRLGFTDETGDFIAWIEQRCAEWEPGESHPLQAVYGIDGRHELPETELDHLAGYRGSRPVRIGNAAYPQLQLDIYGALMDAVYLYDKYGAPVSHDFWANLTRLVDWVCDNWRTPDEGIWEVRGGKREFLHSRVLCWVAVDRAVRLAQRRSLPAPLVRWLSVRDEIYRDVWEGFWDPGLGAFVQHRGGAAVDASVLLMPLLRFVSPTDPRWLSTLRAVGRDLLDDSLVFRYRPGDAAPDGFAEGEGTFSICSFWYVECLSRSGDVQQARFLFEKMLGYSNHLGLYAEELGASGEQLGNFPQAFTHLALISAAFDLDRRLSGAGWRA